From Campylobacter concisus:
GGAGCTAGCTTTGGTGGAGCAGTCATCAGTGCAAGGGAAGAAATTTTAAAACAAAGTGGCTATGCCTATGAACAGCTAATAGCCTCTGCATCTAAACTTTTAGGAGATTAATGCAAGATATCATAAACTCAGTTTCAACATACGGCTATATTGTATTGTTTCTTTATAGCCTTGGTGGCGGTATGGTTGCATTAATCGCCGCTGGAATTTTAAGTTTTGCTGGCAAGATGGATATCACTCTTAGTATAATTGTCGCTACTGTGGCAAATACAATCGGCGACACGTTAATTTTTTATGTCGCAAGATTTAATAAAAACTCACTTATGCCTTATATCAAAAATCATAAAAGAAAGCTTGCTTATGCAGGAATTTTGGCTAAAAAACACGGCGATAAGATAATATTTATCAAAAAATTTATCTACGGAGTTAAAACTTTGGTTCCTATCGCGCTTGGACTTACGAAATATTCATTTTATAAATTTAGCATTATAAATTTGATCTCATCAGTGCTTTGGGCGGTCATTATCGGATTTGCCAGCTTTAAAGCGGGTGATTATTTTGTAGGTGCAAGTGACTATCTTGGCGAGCATGGATATATTATGCCTCTTGCTATGGTTTGTTTGTTGCTTGGAATTTGGTTTTTTTTACAACATATTACAAAAAGGAGAAAAGCATGAAAAAGGTGATATCTGCTTTAATCGTAGTTATCGTGGTAGCCATTGGAGCGGTTTATTTTGCTTCAAATGAGGTGGAGAAAAACTATCAAAGGATAGTGAATGATCTAAACAATATTAAGGGCTTTAAAATTTCTAATAACAATTATAAAAAAGGTTTTTTTGGCTCAAAAGGATCATTTGATTTTAGTGTTTCAAAAGATCTTTTGGAAAATATATTTGGTAAAAATGTAAATGAGGATTTAGTTTTTAAAGTAGAAAATGAAATTTCTCATACAGTGCTTGCTTTTATAGATGGCTTTGAAATAGACTCAAAAATTTCTATCCAAAACGATATGATTAAAAACATTATCGCAACATTTATGGGTTCAAATGTTATTGCAACAACTAAAACAAAAGTCAGCCTAACTGGCGATAAAGATGTGGATATTAAATTTAGCAATATTGAATTTAACGATAAGCAAAAAACTGCCGTTAATACAAAAGATATAAAAATTGGTATGATGCTTGATTCAAAAGATAGTATAAACAGCTTAAAGGTTGAAGCAGATAAGATTGTTTTGAAAGATTTTAGTGAGTACAATAAAGTTGATCTAAATATCGAAGGATTTTATATTGACTCAAGTTATAAAGAGCCAGTTAAGATTTCAAAAATTTTAGAGAGTCAGCTTGTACCTTATTTGGCAAAAGTTAAATTTAAAAGGGTATCTTTCGCATCTAATGATATAAGTAATATTTTGATAGATGACTTTAAATATGACTCAAAATTTGAAATCTCAAATGATCTTGGAAGATCAGACGATGTTATAAAAATAGGTATAGTAGCAGTTGATAAAGTAAAATATACAGATTTTGTCTTTGATAGCAAAATCGCAAATATCAATGTACCTGCGTTAAATAATGTATTGGACAAGCTTAATAATTTAAATAATGAAGAAAATTATAATGTTTTAGCTGGATTAAATTTTGATGAGATAATAGATCAAATCTTAGAAAAGAATCCAAGCATAAAAATAGATACATTAAGCTTTAAAAAAGGAGATAAGACTTTAAAGCTAAATTTGGATGCAGCAGTAAATGGCTTTAAAAAGGGAACAAATCAGTCAGAAATTTTTGATAAATTATCTCTTAGCGGAAAAATAAGTGTTGATGAAGGTCTGACGAATTTTTTTGATACACTAGTGCCAGAAGTAGCTTTTGTTGAGCCTACTTTGATATCTGCTGGATATTTTAAAGAAGAGGACAAAAAAGTAATAAGTGAATTTAAATATGATCCAAACAAAAAAGATATTATATTTAATGGAAAAGTTGGACTTCAAAATTTCTTTATGGGTTTTTAAAAATTAGCCTGATTTTTATCTGTAT
This genomic window contains:
- a CDS encoding DedA family protein, translating into MQDIINSVSTYGYIVLFLYSLGGGMVALIAAGILSFAGKMDITLSIIVATVANTIGDTLIFYVARFNKNSLMPYIKNHKRKLAYAGILAKKHGDKIIFIKKFIYGVKTLVPIALGLTKYSFYKFSIINLISSVLWAVIIGFASFKAGDYFVGASDYLGEHGYIMPLAMVCLLLGIWFFLQHITKRRKA
- a CDS encoding DUF945 family protein produces the protein MKKVISALIVVIVVAIGAVYFASNEVEKNYQRIVNDLNNIKGFKISNNNYKKGFFGSKGSFDFSVSKDLLENIFGKNVNEDLVFKVENEISHTVLAFIDGFEIDSKISIQNDMIKNIIATFMGSNVIATTKTKVSLTGDKDVDIKFSNIEFNDKQKTAVNTKDIKIGMMLDSKDSINSLKVEADKIVLKDFSEYNKVDLNIEGFYIDSSYKEPVKISKILESQLVPYLAKVKFKRVSFASNDISNILIDDFKYDSKFEISNDLGRSDDVIKIGIVAVDKVKYTDFVFDSKIANINVPALNNVLDKLNNLNNEENYNVLAGLNFDEIIDQILEKNPSIKIDTLSFKKGDKTLKLNLDAAVNGFKKGTNQSEIFDKLSLSGKISVDEGLTNFFDTLVPEVAFVEPTLISAGYFKEEDKKVISEFKYDPNKKDIIFNGKVGLQNFFMGF